The following are encoded together in the Streptomyces sp. NBC_00341 genome:
- the murC gene encoding UDP-N-acetylmuramate--L-alanine ligase, whose translation MAPGIPAAMERPHFIGIGGAGMSGIAKILTRRGAKVAGSDSKESPTAEALRALGATVHIGHAAGHLADDATCVVVSSAIRADNPELVRAGELSIPVVHRSDALASLMEGLRAIAVAGTHGKTTTTSMLAVALTELGLDPSYAIGGDLAGPGTNATHGEGEIFVAEADESDRSFQKYDPEVAIVLNAELDHHANYASMDEIYDSFETFVGKIVPDGTLVISADQAGAVELTRRVRDQSALKVVTYGEAATADVRVQKINQRGLTSEVTVVLNGKYLTFTVSVPGRHYALNAVAALAAGVALGIPAHNLASALGKYTGVKRRLQLKGEAAGVQVIDSYAHHPTEMTADLEAMRGAASDARLLVVFQPHLFSRTQELGTEMGQALALADASVVLDIYPAREDPIPGITSTLIIDAARAAGADVTAVHDKAAVPGAVAGMAKPGDLVLTMGAGDVTDLGPQILDHLSS comes from the coding sequence ATGGCACCCGGTATTCCTGCCGCCATGGAACGGCCGCACTTCATCGGCATCGGCGGCGCCGGAATGTCGGGCATCGCGAAGATCCTCACCAGGCGCGGCGCGAAGGTCGCGGGCAGCGACTCCAAGGAGTCGCCCACCGCAGAGGCGCTGCGCGCGCTGGGGGCGACCGTCCACATCGGGCACGCCGCCGGGCACCTGGCGGACGACGCCACCTGCGTGGTCGTCTCCAGTGCCATCCGCGCCGACAATCCGGAGCTGGTGCGCGCCGGGGAGCTCTCGATCCCCGTCGTGCACCGCTCCGACGCGCTCGCCTCGCTGATGGAGGGGCTGCGGGCCATCGCCGTCGCGGGCACCCACGGCAAGACGACCACCACGTCGATGCTGGCCGTCGCCCTGACCGAGCTGGGCCTCGACCCCTCGTACGCGATCGGCGGCGACCTCGCCGGACCCGGTACCAACGCCACGCACGGCGAGGGCGAGATCTTCGTCGCCGAGGCCGACGAGAGCGACCGCAGCTTCCAGAAGTACGACCCCGAGGTCGCGATCGTCCTCAACGCCGAGCTGGACCACCACGCGAACTACGCCTCGATGGACGAGATCTACGACTCCTTCGAGACCTTCGTCGGCAAGATCGTCCCCGACGGCACCCTGGTGATCTCCGCCGACCAGGCCGGCGCCGTCGAGCTGACCCGCCGGGTGCGCGACCAGTCGGCGCTCAAGGTCGTCACCTACGGTGAGGCCGCGACCGCCGACGTACGCGTCCAGAAGATCAACCAGCGCGGCCTGACCAGCGAGGTCACCGTCGTCCTGAACGGGAAGTACCTCACCTTCACCGTCTCCGTCCCCGGCCGCCACTACGCGCTCAACGCCGTGGCCGCCCTCGCCGCCGGCGTCGCCCTCGGCATCCCGGCGCACAACCTGGCCTCGGCCCTCGGCAAGTACACCGGCGTCAAGCGCCGCCTCCAGCTCAAGGGCGAGGCGGCCGGCGTCCAGGTCATCGACAGCTACGCGCACCACCCCACCGAGATGACCGCCGACCTCGAAGCGATGCGCGGCGCCGCCTCCGACGCCCGCCTCCTGGTCGTCTTCCAGCCCCACCTCTTCTCCCGCACCCAGGAGCTCGGCACCGAGATGGGGCAGGCCCTCGCGCTCGCCGACGCCTCCGTGGTGCTGGACATCTACCCGGCCCGCGAGGACCCGATCCCCGGCATCACCAGCACCCTGATCATCGACGCCGCACGGGCGGCCGGGGCCGACGTCACCGCCGTCCACGACAAGGCCGCGGTCCCCGGGGCCGTCGCGGGAATGGCGAAGCCCGGCGATCTCGTTCTCACCATGGGAGCGGGCGACGTCACCGACCTCGGCCCGCAGATCCTGGACCACCTGTCGAGCTGA
- the msrB gene encoding peptide-methionine (R)-S-oxide reductase MsrB: protein MPYDIDKPDEEWRAELSPAEYAVLRQAGTEPAFVGEYTDTKTTGVYSCRACDAELFRSDTKFESHCGWPSFYDPKDSDAVELIQDRTHGMVRTEVRCARCGSHLGHVFEGEGYPTPTDQRYCINSISLRLTPDGS from the coding sequence GTGCCGTACGACATCGACAAGCCCGACGAGGAGTGGCGGGCGGAACTGTCCCCCGCCGAGTACGCGGTGCTGCGCCAGGCCGGCACCGAGCCCGCCTTCGTCGGCGAGTACACCGACACCAAGACGACGGGCGTCTACTCCTGCCGCGCCTGTGACGCGGAGCTGTTCCGCTCCGACACCAAATTCGAGTCGCACTGCGGCTGGCCGTCCTTCTACGACCCGAAGGACAGCGACGCGGTCGAACTGATCCAGGACCGCACCCACGGCATGGTCCGCACCGAGGTCCGCTGCGCCCGCTGCGGCTCGCACCTGGGCCACGTCTTCGAGGGCGAGGGCTACCCGACCCCCACGGACCAGCGGTACTGCATCAACTCGATCTCGCTGCGGCTCACGCCGGACGGCAGCTGA
- a CDS encoding serine/threonine-protein kinase, producing MRGEVLESRYRLVEMLGAGGMGQVWRAVDSRLDRDVAVKVITQSPLTTSQSAARFRQEARATARLTHPRIVTIHDHGEAAVAGHQVLFLVMELVPGRSMASFTATEQRSVESVVAWGLQICSGLAAAHRAGVVHRDIKPANVMVYGDGEHDLKICDFGIARLVEESGTGLTGTGATIGTPAYMSPEQVRGDRTLDGRSDLYSLGCLLYELLAGRPPFEGAGWSVLAQHLNGTPEPVRSLRPGVPDALDRLVVSLLHKDPDDRPATADAVSERLRAVLDGPGDEPPGIIPGVRDLAAAPTVDAPRAPVAGPPRTPEPEPEPPQAIPQPAAVTEPDPAPARAVAQTMPGAGRVSAWSGLLAAGAVWPQFALLTGWSPVWTLSLCVLVFLVAMAAAYMGAPTVAPDDKTPADTGLVLMAMLCTVLAVVFLLFWPPSPWWTALLSGVFGVPALFFAGLGLRKAVGAVVRRAPWHTAAGTATGLLAGVVLAGLLAAGGDVSVSLALAAGAGAWAAVSLVATLLMPRAGASAVARAQA from the coding sequence GTGCGTGGAGAGGTGCTCGAAAGCCGCTACCGGCTGGTGGAGATGCTCGGGGCCGGCGGTATGGGCCAGGTGTGGAGGGCGGTCGACTCACGGCTCGACCGTGACGTTGCCGTCAAGGTCATCACCCAGAGCCCTCTCACGACCAGCCAGTCGGCCGCCCGGTTCCGCCAGGAGGCACGGGCCACCGCGCGTCTGACCCACCCTCGCATCGTGACCATTCACGACCACGGCGAGGCGGCCGTCGCGGGACATCAGGTGCTCTTCCTGGTCATGGAGCTGGTCCCCGGCCGCTCCATGGCCTCCTTCACCGCCACGGAACAGCGGAGCGTCGAGTCGGTGGTGGCCTGGGGGCTCCAGATCTGCTCGGGCCTCGCGGCCGCCCACCGCGCGGGCGTGGTCCACCGGGACATCAAACCGGCGAACGTCATGGTGTACGGGGACGGCGAACACGACCTGAAGATCTGCGACTTCGGCATCGCGCGGCTGGTCGAGGAGTCCGGGACCGGGCTCACGGGCACCGGCGCGACGATCGGCACACCCGCCTACATGTCACCGGAGCAAGTACGCGGCGACCGGACTCTCGACGGGCGCAGCGACCTCTACTCGCTGGGCTGCCTGCTGTACGAACTCCTCGCGGGCAGACCGCCCTTCGAGGGAGCGGGGTGGTCGGTACTGGCCCAGCACCTCAACGGGACGCCGGAACCGGTGCGGAGCCTGCGCCCCGGTGTTCCGGACGCCCTCGACCGGCTGGTCGTCTCCCTGCTGCACAAGGACCCGGACGATCGGCCCGCCACGGCGGACGCGGTGTCCGAGCGCCTGCGCGCTGTGCTGGACGGCCCCGGGGACGAACCTCCGGGCATCATCCCCGGGGTCCGGGACCTCGCCGCCGCCCCGACGGTCGACGCGCCTCGCGCACCGGTGGCCGGGCCCCCGCGCACACCGGAGCCGGAACCGGAACCGCCGCAGGCCATTCCGCAGCCCGCCGCGGTCACCGAGCCGGACCCCGCGCCCGCGCGCGCCGTCGCGCAGACGATGCCCGGAGCCGGACGGGTGTCGGCCTGGAGCGGGCTGCTCGCCGCCGGCGCCGTCTGGCCCCAGTTCGCCCTGCTGACCGGCTGGTCCCCGGTCTGGACCCTGTCCCTGTGCGTACTGGTCTTCCTGGTCGCCATGGCGGCTGCCTACATGGGGGCGCCGACCGTCGCACCGGACGACAAGACGCCCGCGGACACGGGCCTGGTCCTCATGGCGATGCTCTGCACCGTGCTCGCCGTCGTGTTCCTGCTGTTCTGGCCGCCGTCGCCGTGGTGGACAGCGCTGCTGTCCGGCGTGTTCGGCGTCCCCGCGCTGTTCTTCGCCGGTCTGGGACTGCGCAAGGCGGTCGGGGCGGTGGTCCGCAGGGCACCGTGGCACACGGCGGCCGGCACGGCCACCGGCCTGCTCGCCGGCGTGGTGCTGGCCGGTCTGCTGGCCGCCGGGGGCGATGTCTCCGTAAGTCTCGCGCTCGCCGCCGGTGCGGGAGCGTGGGCGGCCGTCTCGCTCGTGGCCACCCTGCTGATGCCCCGCGCCGGGGCATCAGCGGTGGCTCGGGCGCAGGCCTGA
- a CDS encoding GTPase-associated protein 1-related protein, producing the protein MSLAQLHYTSATAGAGPESGEDAEIPARFTAVDAAIPSAALTEAGPLLAYEPPAGTARQVTENALRALPESFSFSALSDGSHLLARTVPVRTAQLSSLRFHAHAVHLPAGTRLPGGMLPITACRSARWAAATPDRVPAVDPVTALSVATGRAADREGLNDFAVSRGPWLAGVLADLRRLSEPDGSAEPVKVVLVERQSADVARWIALAAAVLPPSSAERLTFTTYTRHPERAPQRVVGVLPQDAHELSGPGFRVHTCTGPRPEGTVDDAWAETAARIWRSRTPELFREAAELPGEPFAAGPVAVTALCAGIALGPCGRAAAAGWAAERPYALDAKRTRQLVDALTAAGVDDRTGAEFDAAGRLFAALDGRSPATTTAPLAAMLVTEAVRGGNGSVELPGRTAFSGPQGEAVAAVLGPEIVTELSGPGAGQDVARTVQLLRVARLLGVDCAELLPGVVRRLASGLLADTRDAAAPDSPGWAPALLELMDEQFDVRTALLGALDRIAPEDPAGAERLLGRVALPFTGTQLLPHLRMCAEAPEAKAGCGDDRVGAVQRVLRAAGMSPFAEPLVLRTAVGLVWEEDAPTVAEARLLLEAATSDSHRTAGTWSHLVAAALNAPAEEEEAPQLAHDLLRGFPQEITGRERGALLLLDFARELRSGEAEPEWAQRVRALRPGAEPVEPGVLGHAFGALAGRLLAPDGPEAEQYALAHSADADLIAAYDRAAHGPDVRARLAADPGYAAGCFAVWTAHPHAGADWSRTTAALLEEVLRPAVRALSADGVAAVEEAVGRSGSSGRAEAFRDWNRRSQGTLGRLGRRLAGRVRRG; encoded by the coding sequence ATGAGCCTCGCGCAGTTGCACTACACCTCCGCAACGGCCGGGGCCGGACCCGAGAGCGGCGAGGACGCGGAGATACCCGCCCGTTTCACGGCGGTTGACGCGGCGATACCCTCGGCAGCGCTCACCGAGGCCGGTCCGCTCCTCGCGTACGAGCCGCCGGCCGGCACCGCCCGCCAGGTCACCGAGAACGCGTTGCGCGCGCTGCCCGAGTCGTTCAGCTTCAGCGCGCTGTCCGACGGCAGCCATCTGCTGGCCAGGACCGTGCCGGTGCGCACCGCGCAGCTGTCCTCGCTGCGCTTCCACGCCCACGCGGTCCACCTCCCCGCCGGTACCCGGCTGCCGGGCGGGATGCTCCCGATCACCGCCTGCCGCTCCGCCCGCTGGGCCGCCGCGACCCCGGACCGGGTGCCCGCGGTCGACCCCGTCACCGCCCTGTCCGTCGCGACGGGCCGCGCCGCCGACCGTGAGGGGCTCAACGACTTCGCCGTCTCGCGCGGCCCCTGGCTCGCGGGCGTGCTGGCCGACCTGCGGCGGCTGAGCGAGCCGGACGGGTCCGCCGAGCCCGTGAAGGTCGTGCTCGTCGAGCGGCAGAGCGCGGACGTGGCCCGGTGGATCGCGCTGGCCGCCGCCGTCCTGCCGCCTTCGAGCGCCGAGCGGCTGACCTTCACCACGTACACCCGCCACCCGGAGCGCGCCCCGCAGCGCGTCGTCGGCGTACTGCCGCAGGACGCGCACGAGCTGTCGGGGCCCGGGTTCCGGGTGCACACCTGCACCGGTCCGCGCCCGGAGGGGACGGTGGACGACGCATGGGCCGAGACCGCGGCCCGGATCTGGCGGAGCCGCACCCCGGAGCTGTTCCGGGAGGCGGCCGAGCTGCCCGGCGAGCCGTTCGCGGCCGGCCCGGTCGCGGTGACGGCCCTGTGCGCGGGCATCGCGCTGGGCCCGTGCGGCCGTGCCGCAGCCGCCGGCTGGGCGGCCGAGCGCCCGTACGCGCTGGACGCGAAGCGCACCCGGCAGCTCGTCGACGCGCTGACCGCGGCAGGGGTGGACGACCGCACCGGGGCCGAGTTCGACGCCGCGGGGCGGCTGTTCGCCGCGCTGGACGGCCGCTCCCCCGCGACGACCACGGCCCCGCTGGCCGCGATGCTGGTGACGGAGGCGGTACGGGGCGGGAACGGTTCGGTGGAGCTGCCCGGCCGCACGGCCTTCAGCGGTCCGCAGGGCGAGGCCGTCGCCGCGGTGCTCGGCCCGGAGATCGTCACCGAGCTGAGCGGCCCGGGGGCCGGTCAGGACGTGGCCCGCACCGTGCAGCTGCTCCGGGTGGCCCGGCTGCTCGGGGTGGACTGCGCGGAGCTGCTGCCCGGTGTCGTGCGGCGGCTGGCGTCCGGCCTCCTCGCGGACACCCGGGACGCGGCCGCGCCGGACTCCCCCGGCTGGGCGCCCGCGCTGCTGGAGCTGATGGACGAGCAGTTCGACGTGCGTACGGCGCTGCTCGGCGCGCTGGACCGGATCGCACCGGAGGACCCGGCCGGGGCGGAGCGGCTGCTGGGCCGGGTGGCGCTGCCGTTCACCGGTACGCAGCTGCTGCCGCACCTGCGGATGTGCGCGGAGGCGCCCGAGGCCAAGGCGGGCTGCGGCGACGACCGGGTGGGCGCGGTGCAGCGGGTGCTGCGGGCCGCCGGGATGTCGCCGTTCGCGGAGCCGCTGGTCCTGCGGACGGCCGTGGGCCTGGTGTGGGAGGAGGACGCTCCGACGGTGGCGGAGGCCCGGCTGCTGCTGGAGGCCGCGACCTCTGACTCCCACCGGACGGCCGGCACCTGGTCGCACCTGGTCGCCGCCGCGCTGAACGCCCCCGCGGAAGAGGAGGAGGCGCCCCAGCTCGCCCACGACCTGCTGCGCGGCTTCCCGCAGGAGATCACGGGCCGGGAGCGCGGGGCCCTGCTGCTGCTGGACTTCGCCCGCGAGCTGCGCTCCGGCGAGGCCGAGCCGGAGTGGGCACAGCGGGTCCGCGCGCTGCGGCCGGGCGCGGAGCCGGTGGAGCCGGGAGTGCTCGGCCACGCGTTCGGCGCCCTGGCCGGGCGGCTGCTCGCCCCGGACGGGCCGGAGGCCGAGCAGTACGCCCTCGCGCACAGCGCCGACGCGGACCTCATCGCCGCGTACGACCGGGCCGCGCACGGCCCCGACGTCCGGGCCAGGCTGGCGGCGGACCCCGGCTACGCGGCCGGCTGCTTCGCCGTCTGGACGGCCCACCCGCACGCCGGGGCCGACTGGAGCCGGACCACCGCCGCCCTGCTGGAGGAGGTGCTGCGCCCCGCCGTGCGCGCGCTGTCCGCCGACGGGGTCGCGGCCGTGGAGGAGGCCGTCGGGCGCTCCGGCAGCAGCGGCCGGGCGGAGGCCTTCCGGGACTGGAACCGCCGGAGCCAGGGCACCCTGGGCCGACTGGGCAGGCGGCTCGCGGGCCGGGTCCGGCGGGGCTGA
- a CDS encoding DUF397 domain-containing protein → MSSTTELAWFKSSYSGGDGDSCVEVALSWHKSSYSGSQGDSCVEVATCPTTIHIRDSKVHEGPQLALAPAAWTRFVGYAVQG, encoded by the coding sequence ATGAGCAGCACCACCGAACTGGCCTGGTTCAAGAGCAGCTACAGCGGCGGCGACGGCGACAGCTGCGTCGAAGTCGCCCTGTCCTGGCACAAGTCCAGCTACAGCGGATCACAGGGCGACTCCTGCGTCGAAGTCGCCACCTGCCCCACCACCATCCACATCCGCGACTCGAAGGTGCACGAGGGCCCGCAGCTCGCCCTCGCCCCCGCCGCCTGGACCCGGTTCGTCGGCTACGCCGTTCAGGGCTGA
- a CDS encoding Scr1 family TA system antitoxin-like transcriptional regulator, which produces MTDEPEYSESLKSFGEVLKVLRRRAGLTQEQFAPMVRYSVPMVASIEQGRRFPPPLFVERAESVLDGLGVLKAAAKHLSRRPGLANWFRQWAQLEREAIALYTYECRVVPGLLQTEAYARAIYLSVPPPPNEDEMNERISARLARQELLSTKRRPPRTFSFIIEQAVLERQTGGVDVTRELLDHVIETAERHWNVELQIMPLRQPTHAGLDGPLQLLETPENRWFAYSEGQDTGQLISDPKVVSLLHQRYAKMRSQALTPEDSLSLLRQMRGAL; this is translated from the coding sequence ATGACCGACGAACCCGAGTACTCGGAGAGCCTCAAGTCGTTCGGAGAGGTACTCAAGGTCCTGCGCAGACGGGCCGGGCTCACCCAGGAGCAGTTCGCCCCGATGGTGCGGTACTCCGTGCCGATGGTCGCCTCGATCGAGCAGGGCCGCAGGTTTCCGCCGCCGCTCTTCGTGGAGCGGGCCGAGTCGGTGCTCGACGGTCTGGGGGTGCTGAAGGCGGCGGCGAAGCATCTGTCGCGGCGGCCGGGGCTGGCGAACTGGTTCCGCCAGTGGGCGCAGCTGGAGCGGGAGGCGATCGCCCTCTACACGTACGAGTGCCGCGTGGTCCCCGGGCTGTTGCAGACCGAGGCGTATGCGCGTGCTATCTACTTGAGTGTTCCGCCCCCGCCAAATGAAGACGAGATGAACGAGAGGATCAGCGCGCGCCTGGCGCGTCAGGAATTGCTCTCAACGAAGCGTAGGCCACCCAGAACATTCAGCTTCATCATCGAACAAGCAGTACTGGAACGTCAGACTGGTGGCGTGGATGTCACACGCGAGTTGCTCGACCACGTGATCGAAACAGCCGAGCGCCACTGGAACGTCGAGCTGCAGATCATGCCGCTCAGGCAGCCGACACACGCAGGGTTGGACGGACCGCTCCAACTCCTGGAAACGCCCGAGAATCGATGGTTTGCATACTCGGAGGGCCAGGACACCGGCCAGCTCATCTCCGATCCGAAGGTGGTCAGCCTTCTGCACCAGCGGTATGCCAAGATGCGCTCGCAGGCTCTTACCCCGGAGGACTCCTTGAGCCTGCTGCGGCAGATGCGAGGAGCGTTATGA
- a CDS encoding ATP-binding protein, with protein sequence MEAPATPHRPRTERLFVQRFSSTPRGARLARRLAVHQLNVWGIPYRSDVSGTAALLVAELAANAATHGRVPGRDFELLLGMIAGCPEVLGRLRIEVSDTRGERRPPGPGEVVKPPPGSGGGYGLVLVEALADRWAVLDRVPGKTVGVELDLVY encoded by the coding sequence ATGGAAGCACCCGCCACCCCCCACCGGCCGCGCACCGAGAGGCTCTTCGTGCAGCGGTTCAGCTCCACACCCCGAGGGGCGCGGCTCGCCCGCAGACTCGCCGTTCATCAGCTGAACGTCTGGGGCATCCCGTACCGCTCCGACGTGTCCGGCACGGCCGCGCTGCTGGTGGCCGAGCTGGCGGCCAACGCGGCGACGCACGGCCGCGTACCGGGGAGGGACTTCGAGCTGCTGCTCGGCATGATCGCCGGATGCCCGGAGGTGCTGGGCAGGCTCAGGATCGAGGTGTCCGACACCCGGGGTGAGCGCCGCCCGCCCGGCCCGGGGGAGGTCGTGAAGCCGCCGCCCGGGTCGGGCGGCGGGTACGGGCTGGTCCTCGTCGAGGCGCTGGCGGACCGGTGGGCGGTGCTGGATCGCGTACCGGGGAAGACGGTCGGCGTGGAACTGGACCTGGTGTACTGA
- a CDS encoding L-threonylcarbamoyladenylate synthase, translating into MAKYFDVHPENPQRRTISNVADSIRSGALVAYPTDSCYALGCQLGSRDGITRIRAIRNLDDRHHFTLMCQNFAQLGQFVHIDNDVFRTIKAATPGQYTFILPATKEVPRQLLHPKKKTVGVRIPDHAVVQALLGELGEPLLSSTLLLPDEEEPMTQGWEIKERLDHEVDVVVDSGDCGTEPTTVIDFSSGELEIVRRGAGDTSRFE; encoded by the coding sequence ATGGCGAAGTATTTCGATGTACACCCCGAAAACCCCCAGCGGCGCACCATCAGCAACGTGGCCGACAGCATCCGCTCCGGCGCGCTCGTCGCGTATCCGACGGACTCCTGCTACGCGCTGGGATGCCAGCTCGGCAGCCGTGACGGCATCACCCGCATCCGCGCGATCCGCAACCTCGACGACCGCCATCACTTCACGCTCATGTGCCAGAACTTCGCCCAGCTCGGGCAGTTCGTGCACATCGACAACGACGTGTTCCGCACGATCAAGGCGGCGACGCCCGGTCAGTACACCTTCATCCTTCCGGCGACGAAGGAGGTGCCGCGCCAGTTGCTGCACCCGAAGAAGAAGACCGTGGGCGTCCGTATCCCCGACCACGCCGTCGTCCAGGCCCTGTTGGGCGAACTCGGCGAGCCGCTGCTCTCCAGCACCCTGCTCCTGCCCGACGAGGAGGAGCCGATGACCCAGGGCTGGGAGATCAAGGAGCGGCTCGACCACGAGGTGGACGTCGTGGTCGACTCCGGCGACTGCGGCACGGAGCCGACCACCGTCATCGACTTCTCCAGCGGCGAGCTGGAGATCGTGCGACGGGGAGCGGGCGACACGTCCCGCTTCGAGTAA